In a single window of the Vicia villosa cultivar HV-30 ecotype Madison, WI unplaced genomic scaffold, Vvil1.0 ctg.002294F_1_1, whole genome shotgun sequence genome:
- the LOC131638368 gene encoding GTP-binding protein OBGC, chloroplastic: MASSISPWFSPIAITCSNTRNRRYRLPTRTKTKPPPNPKLNKNQTIKLKSPPEPLLLSAAEPTTYACLPLKEDYSSSHSPSTPEIKLSESTPIQQFLHNDEDEDDEEEEINRNFDGIQDSDFEDDEDEEEDRFMDDEDDEDEEEDRFMDDEDDKINENSINEELWSDESEGEVKEKGLPAVMRCFDRAKIYVRAGDGGNGSMAFRREKYVPFGGPSGGDGGRGGNVYLEVDKAMSSLLPFRNGIHFRAGRGLHGKGKKMIGAKGEDVVVKVPPGTVVREAGSDVVLLEMVYHGQRALLLPGGRGGRGNAAFKSGNNKAPKIAENGEEGHEMWLELELKLVADVGIVGAPNAGKSTLLSVVSAAKPEVGNYPFTTLLPNLGVVSFDYDSNMVVADLPGLLEGAHRGFGLGHEFLRHTERCSALIHVVDGSSPQPDLEFDAVRLELKLFNPELAEKPFLVVYNKMDLPEAYENWESFKDTLESSGITPFCMSAVKREGTHEIICAAYELWRKNKEDKEEYEDGQHTVDMNHVAHAVQKQRSASISEFEIFHDKSSNVWSVVGSGLQRFVQMTNWRYVDSEKRFQNVLEACGVFKSLVNLGVKEGDKVMIGEMEMIWHDSSNKTSASKVKISTDSIKWPEQK; the protein is encoded by the exons ATGGCTTCTTCAATCTCACCATGGTTCTCTCCCATTGCTATAACTTGTTCCAACACACGCAACCGTCGCTATCGTTTACCCACTCGCACCAAAAccaaacctcccccaaaccctaaactcAACAAAAACCAAACCATCAAGCTTAAATCTCCGCCTGAACCGTTACTCCTCTCAGCCGCCGAACCCACCACCTACGCCTGTCTCCCTCTCAAAGAAGACTATTCATCATCCCACTCTCCTTCCACCCCCGAAATCAAACTCTCCGAATCAACACCAATTCAACAATTTCTCCACAATGATGAAGACGAAGACgacgaagaagaagaaatcaATCGTAATTTCGACGGAATTCAGGACTCTGATTTTGAAGACGATGAAGACGAGGAAGAAGATAGGTTTATGGATGACGAGGACGATGAAGACGAGGAAGAAGATAGGTTTATGGATGACGAGGACGACAAGATTAACGAAAATAGCATAAATGAAGAATTATGGAGTGATGAATCGGAGGGTGAGGTGAAGGAGAAAGGGTTACCTGCGGTTATGAGATGTTTTGACCGGGCAAAGATATATGTAAGAGCCGGAGACGGAGGGAACGGTTCAATGGCATTCCGGCGGGAGAAATATGTGCCGTTTGGAGGGCCGTCGGGAGGGGATGGAGGGAGAGGTGGTAATGTGTATTTGGAAGTTGATAAAGCGATGAGTTCGTTGTTGCCGTTTCGGAATGGGATTCATTTTCGGGCAGGGAGGGGGTTACATGGGAAAGGGAAGAAGATGATTGGTGCTAAGGGGGAAGATGTGGTGGTGAAGGTGCCTCCTGGGACGGTGGTTAGAGAGGCTGGGAGTGATGTGGTGCTGTTGGAGATGGTGTATCATGGACAGAGAGCGTTGTTGTTGCCTGGTGGTAGAGGTGGGAGAGGGAATGCTGCTTTCAAGTCTGGGAATAATAAAGCTCCCAAGATTGCGGAGAATGGTGAAGAAGGTCATGAAAT GTGGTTGGAGTTAGAACTCAAGCTTGTTGCAGATGTTGGAATAGTTGGTGCTCCAAATGCAGGAAAAAGTACACTTTTGAGTGTTGTTAGTGCTGCAAAGCCAGAGGTGGGAAATTATCCCTTTACAACGCTGCTTCCCAATCTGGGTGTTGTTTCCTTTGACTACGATTCAAATATGGTAGTGGCAGACCTTCCGGGTCTTCTTGAAGGAGCACACCGAGGTTTTGGTTTAGGTCACGAATTTCTGCGACACACTGAAAGGTGCTCTGCACTG ATACACGTCGTTGATGGTTCATCACCACAGCCAGATCTTGAGTTTGACGCAGTTCGTCTAGAGCTGAAGCTATTTAATCCTGAACTTGCTGAGAAGCCTTTTTTAGTTGTTTATAACAAAATGGATCTTCCAGAAGCATATGAAAACTGGGAATCCTTCAAGGATACGTTGGAATCTAGTGGGATCACACCTTTTTGTATGAGTGCTGTCAAAAGGGAAGGTACTCATGAAATTATCTGTGCTGCTTATGAGCTTTGGCGTAAAAATAAAGAAGACAAGGAGGAATATGAAG ATGGACAACATACGGTAGACATGAATCACGTAGCTCACGCAGTACAGAAACAACGGAGTGCATCGATTAGTGAGTTTGAGATTTTTCATGATAAGAGTTCAAATGTTTGGAGTGTAGTTGGATCTGGATTGCAACGTTTTGTTCAGATGACAAATTGGCG GTATGTTGATTCAGagaaaagattccaaaatgtTCTTGAGGCTTGTGGTGTGTTTAAGTCTCTCGTGAACCTTGGTGTAAAGGAAGGCGACAAAGTGATGATTGGAGAG ATGGAGATGATATGGCATGACTCTTCAAACAAAACCAGTGCATCAAAGGTGAAGATATCCACAGATTCAATTAAGTGGCCTGAACAGAAGTAA